The Oryzomonas sagensis genome window below encodes:
- a CDS encoding GTPase-activating protein has translation MRFLPKANPLYEKIPARKVVPSEVLNKLAKGGFSGYLRYTDTDFEADCIFIKGALICVSSSDGEKERTGFEAFTLLFDKILSSGGEINIYRMTADLAVCAHALLLGGKLLHGSEVRQIDMKETLAQLRSQGLNGVVRFYTAERSAMIFYKDGQPIGYYHDEARTVEASPEESRTVAALPGALVDVCSTKPMEELLRYNLLKMVNLDKLWEAAKARQTILPKETHFEQQGAGAKAGLDDGRLQALVEDLKEIAAAYLSKEGRVAVERGLQKAGGNRILSDDEKSEAFITLFEGEARRIDSNTRIDEMIDLMRSEIAGRLAV, from the coding sequence ATGCGTTTCTTACCCAAAGCGAACCCACTGTATGAAAAGATACCCGCCCGCAAGGTCGTGCCTTCCGAGGTGCTGAACAAGCTGGCCAAGGGCGGCTTTTCCGGTTATCTCAGGTATACTGATACGGATTTCGAGGCGGATTGCATCTTTATCAAGGGGGCACTGATCTGTGTCAGCTCCAGTGATGGGGAGAAGGAGCGAACCGGCTTCGAAGCGTTTACACTGCTGTTTGACAAAATTCTCTCTTCCGGCGGCGAGATCAACATCTATCGTATGACGGCCGATTTGGCCGTATGCGCCCACGCGCTGCTTCTGGGCGGCAAACTGTTGCACGGCAGTGAGGTGCGCCAAATAGACATGAAAGAAACACTGGCCCAGCTCAGGAGCCAGGGGCTCAACGGCGTGGTCCGTTTCTACACGGCAGAACGCTCCGCCATGATCTTCTACAAGGACGGCCAGCCGATCGGTTATTACCACGACGAGGCAAGAACCGTCGAGGCGTCTCCCGAAGAATCGCGCACTGTTGCGGCGCTTCCGGGGGCGCTGGTGGATGTCTGCTCCACCAAACCGATGGAGGAGTTGCTGCGGTACAATCTGCTGAAGATGGTCAACCTCGATAAGCTGTGGGAAGCAGCCAAGGCCCGCCAGACGATCCTCCCAAAAGAGACACATTTTGAGCAGCAGGGGGCGGGCGCGAAGGCCGGGCTGGATGACGGGCGGCTCCAGGCGCTGGTGGAGGATCTCAAGGAAATCGCCGCGGCGTACCTCTCCAAGGAGGGGCGCGTCGCCGTCGAAAGGGGCCTGCAAAAGGCCGGTGGCAACCGAATCCTCTCCGACGACGAAAAAAGCGAGGCCTTCATCACCCTGTTTGAAGGCGAAGCCAGACGCATTGACAGCAATACCCGCATTGACGAGATGATCGATCTGATGAGATCGGAAATAGCAGGGCGCCTGGCAGTATAA
- a CDS encoding DedA family protein, translated as MVHFQQLLKEYLQLHGYWVLFVGTFLEGEAILIMAGFLAFQGYLNVAGVILTSWAGSFLGDQCYFYLGRFRGKSLLRRFHPVARKFREALRLIEQYGSFVAFISRYTYGFRIVLPIILGITSLTPRTFLWINLLSALSWAAVFSLAGYLFGKSAALVLDDVGKYEQYLMLALVGFIIMTWCFHAYHGFKLKGPVRQRLARMRALQKARKTTL; from the coding sequence ATGGTGCACTTCCAGCAACTACTCAAAGAGTATCTCCAACTCCACGGTTATTGGGTCCTGTTCGTCGGCACCTTTCTCGAGGGGGAGGCGATCCTGATCATGGCGGGATTTTTGGCGTTCCAGGGGTATCTGAATGTGGCCGGCGTCATTCTCACCTCATGGGCCGGCTCTTTCCTCGGTGATCAGTGTTACTTCTACCTCGGCCGGTTCAGAGGCAAGAGTCTGCTGCGACGGTTTCACCCGGTTGCCCGTAAATTTCGCGAAGCGCTCCGCCTGATCGAACAGTACGGATCGTTCGTGGCCTTCATCTCACGTTACACCTACGGATTTCGCATCGTGCTCCCCATCATCCTCGGCATCACGAGCCTGACGCCCCGGACATTCCTCTGGATCAACCTGTTGAGCGCCCTCTCCTGGGCGGCCGTCTTCTCGCTGGCCGGCTACCTGTTCGGCAAAAGCGCCGCGCTGGTGCTGGACGATGTGGGCAAATACGAGCAGTACCTGATGCTGGCGCTGGTGGGATTCATCATTATGACCTGGTGCTTTCACGCCTACCACGGCTTCAAACTGAAAGGGCCGGTCCGGCAGCGACTTGCCAGGATGCGCGCTCTGCAGAAAGCAAGGAAAACGACCTTATGA
- a CDS encoding RNA methyltransferase, with protein MKSILDSISIVLVEPQSPGNVGMACRAMKNMGLSRLRLVKGCDRFHPESLKFAVAAKDLLEQAVVFPDLASALADCTLTVGTTRRHGKYRQEILSPTEVAANLKEQAGPDCRAAIVFGREDSGLTTEELSLCRWHATIPSADDYGSLNLAQAVLVFCYELGKAGSPPGGGRTAPLATSEEMESFFGQLSSCLLKIGFLNEQNPEHIMRSMRRIFFRAELDSREVSILRGAVSQIDWASSDFDGRKRP; from the coding sequence ATGAAATCCATTTTGGACAGTATTTCCATCGTGCTGGTGGAACCGCAGTCGCCCGGCAACGTCGGCATGGCCTGCCGCGCCATGAAAAACATGGGGCTTTCCCGGCTGCGGCTGGTCAAGGGGTGCGACCGGTTCCACCCCGAATCCCTCAAATTCGCCGTTGCGGCCAAAGACCTGCTGGAACAGGCGGTGGTATTCCCCGACCTTGCCTCCGCCCTGGCCGACTGCACCCTGACCGTCGGCACCACCCGCCGTCACGGCAAGTATCGCCAGGAGATCCTCTCGCCGACGGAGGTGGCCGCCAACCTCAAGGAGCAGGCCGGCCCGGATTGCCGGGCGGCAATCGTCTTTGGCCGGGAAGACAGCGGGCTGACCACCGAAGAGTTGTCGCTCTGCCGTTGGCATGCCACCATCCCTTCAGCCGATGATTACGGTTCCCTCAACCTGGCTCAGGCGGTCCTGGTGTTCTGCTACGAACTGGGCAAGGCCGGTTCGCCTCCCGGTGGGGGCCGCACGGCACCGCTGGCGACGTCGGAGGAGATGGAGTCTTTTTTTGGCCAACTGAGTTCCTGCCTGCTGAAGATCGGCTTTCTCAACGAGCAAAACCCGGAGCATATCATGCGCTCCATGAGGAGGATATTTTTCCGGGCCGAACTCGACAGCCGCGAGGTTTCCATTCTGCGGGGCGCCGTCTCCCAGATCGACTGGGCCAGCAGTGATTTCGACGGCAGGAAACGGCCGTGA
- a CDS encoding SemiSWEET transporter translates to MNLDPTLLGLVAGTMTSIAAVPQVIKTLRTRHARDISVWQPLLLSIGVALWIVYGMLIHNLPLIVANIVPLACNALLIGLKLHYGNDAA, encoded by the coding sequence GTGAACCTGGACCCGACGCTCCTCGGACTGGTTGCCGGCACCATGACCAGTATAGCGGCCGTCCCCCAGGTTATAAAAACCCTGCGCACCCGTCATGCCCGGGACATCTCCGTCTGGCAACCGCTCTTGCTCTCCATCGGCGTTGCCCTCTGGATCGTTTACGGTATGCTTATCCATAATCTGCCGCTGATCGTGGCCAATATTGTTCCGTTGGCGTGCAACGCCCTGCTCATCGGCCTGAAGCTCCACTATGGCAACGACGCCGCTTGA